In one window of Pseudodesulfovibrio sediminis DNA:
- the nadD gene encoding nicotinate (nicotinamide) nucleotide adenylyltransferase, whose protein sequence is MKIGILGGSFNPVHTGHVRMALEVLERCSLDRVELMPAKVPPHKVNSDILPFEFRLEMVERAIESIPGLQPNAVEGERAGPSFTCDTLTCYRTEQPEIETYFIMGASTFLELPKWRRGVDIPDLTNLVVVHRWEAAASVAEFVGRNWPQALQDANLWRLPGGTTIELVDTPRLDIKGRYLRRRWRERKSLALLVPPGVEAMLEERADEIETHWGKRI, encoded by the coding sequence GTGAAGATCGGCATTCTCGGCGGCAGTTTCAATCCGGTGCACACCGGACACGTGCGCATGGCGCTGGAGGTTTTGGAGCGGTGCTCGCTTGACCGGGTGGAGCTGATGCCCGCCAAAGTGCCGCCGCACAAGGTGAATAGCGATATATTGCCTTTCGAATTTCGTCTGGAGATGGTCGAACGGGCCATCGAGTCCATCCCCGGATTACAGCCCAACGCTGTTGAGGGCGAGCGCGCAGGGCCTTCTTTTACCTGTGATACTCTGACCTGCTATCGTACTGAACAGCCGGAGATCGAGACCTATTTTATCATGGGGGCATCCACGTTCCTTGAGTTGCCCAAATGGCGGCGTGGCGTGGATATTCCGGACCTGACCAATCTTGTTGTGGTGCACCGCTGGGAGGCGGCCGCCTCTGTTGCCGAATTTGTGGGCAGGAACTGGCCCCAGGCTCTGCAGGACGCAAATCTCTGGCGTCTGCCCGGTGGCACCACCATTGAGCTGGTCGATACGCCTCGGCTTGATATCAAGGGGAGATACCTCCGTCGTCGGTGGCGTGAGAGAAAGAGTCTGGCTCTGCTGGTGCCGCCCGGTGTCGAAGCGATGCTGGAGGAGCGGGCAGATGAGATCGAAACGCATTGGGGAAAACGGATTTAA
- a CDS encoding glycosyltransferase family 9 protein → MSTLDTFSHCVAIRLGHMGDVALTTGVLTHWHNTRGTTFTIVTKAGNAPLFDNHPAVSEVIGLSDAELKNKAWYVKAGKLADTYSNHALLDLHGSLRSRILALRWKGPVRRYPKFGLTRRLYDRTRWNLFRAKLEATTVPQRYAQALDDSPPPADELVPQIYLNSKEKTAAAAQLASIATAHPRVALHPYATHQAKEWPKEHWHELIELLDETGIGWFVIGRSKIPLNGLDQRDLTNATNLRETCALLDGADLLITGDSGPMHLACGVGTPVAALFGPTVKSWGFYPAGPKDQVIDQQLACRPCSLHGAKACDKGFECMTSITPEKMMRVATGILVSEMGLV, encoded by the coding sequence ATGAGCACTTTGGATACATTCAGTCATTGTGTCGCCATCCGTCTCGGTCACATGGGAGACGTGGCGCTGACCACAGGCGTGCTTACCCATTGGCACAACACACGCGGTACCACCTTCACCATTGTCACCAAGGCGGGCAACGCTCCCCTGTTCGACAATCACCCGGCAGTTTCCGAAGTTATCGGATTGTCGGATGCCGAGCTCAAGAACAAGGCGTGGTATGTCAAGGCCGGCAAACTGGCCGACACCTATTCAAACCATGCACTCCTCGACCTGCACGGCTCCCTGCGCTCGCGAATCCTCGCCCTGCGCTGGAAAGGACCGGTCAGACGATACCCGAAGTTCGGCCTGACCCGCAGGCTCTACGACCGCACCCGCTGGAATCTGTTCCGCGCAAAGCTGGAAGCCACCACCGTTCCCCAGCGGTATGCCCAGGCCCTGGACGACTCACCGCCTCCGGCCGACGAACTGGTGCCACAGATTTATCTGAATTCCAAGGAAAAGACAGCGGCCGCGGCCCAACTGGCATCCATTGCCACGGCTCACCCCCGCGTCGCCCTGCATCCCTATGCCACGCATCAGGCCAAGGAGTGGCCCAAAGAGCATTGGCACGAACTCATCGAATTACTGGACGAGACTGGCATTGGCTGGTTCGTGATAGGCAGAAGCAAAATCCCACTGAACGGGCTTGATCAGCGAGACCTGACCAATGCCACCAACCTGCGCGAAACCTGCGCTCTGCTTGACGGTGCGGATCTGTTGATCACCGGCGACTCCGGCCCCATGCATCTGGCCTGTGGAGTAGGAACCCCTGTGGCAGCCCTGTTCGGCCCCACGGTCAAATCCTGGGGATTCTATCCGGCCGGTCCCAAGGATCAGGTCATTGACCAGCAGCTTGCCTGCCGTCCCTGCTCCCTGCATGGAGCCAAAGCGTGCGACAAGGGATTCGAATGCATGACGTCGATCACGCCGGAAAAAATGATGCGGGTGGCAACAGGTATTCTCGTTTCCGAGATGGGATTGGTATAG
- a CDS encoding hemolysin family protein yields MIELILAVGVAVFVSMFCSVAEAALYSMTWADIEKLKDSGRKSASVLHKLRSNIDEPITAILTLNTCAHTAGAAVAGWAWANLYGKETLWLFTMCFTVIILIFTEILPKTVGVLYSDSIAPPLARPLKGMVWLFRPVIAVMGVLSRAVNRKDGKPDHTEDDIRAIVSLTRRSGVIKPYEEQSIRNILSLDLKTAEEIMTPRTVVFSMSSEMTVAEAREKHPDWPHSRIPVFDEDPEDIVGVIYRRQVLEALADDRDELRLSDLMLPVQFVLETITLDKLLVKFLGSRLHLCVVLDEYGGVAGVVTLEDVLEEILGSEIVDETDQVVDMRELARLQRDELTGMRKKDTDSKE; encoded by the coding sequence ATGATTGAACTCATTCTTGCTGTAGGTGTTGCCGTCTTTGTTTCAATGTTCTGCTCAGTGGCCGAAGCGGCCTTGTACTCGATGACATGGGCGGATATTGAAAAACTTAAGGATTCCGGTCGGAAATCTGCGTCTGTTCTGCATAAGCTGCGTTCCAATATTGATGAGCCCATCACCGCCATTCTGACGCTCAATACCTGTGCGCACACGGCGGGCGCTGCTGTGGCTGGCTGGGCGTGGGCAAATTTATACGGTAAAGAGACCCTCTGGCTCTTTACAATGTGCTTTACAGTAATTATTCTCATTTTCACTGAAATTCTTCCAAAGACCGTTGGCGTGCTCTATTCCGATAGCATCGCGCCCCCTTTGGCCCGTCCGCTCAAAGGGATGGTCTGGCTGTTCAGGCCGGTCATTGCGGTTATGGGTGTGCTTTCCCGTGCCGTGAATCGGAAGGATGGCAAGCCGGATCATACGGAGGATGACATCAGGGCCATTGTCAGCCTGACCCGGAGGTCGGGTGTGATCAAACCGTATGAGGAGCAGTCCATACGCAACATCCTCTCCCTCGATTTGAAGACGGCGGAGGAGATCATGACGCCGAGGACCGTGGTGTTCTCCATGTCGTCCGAGATGACCGTTGCCGAGGCTCGGGAAAAGCATCCTGATTGGCCGCACAGCCGGATTCCGGTGTTTGACGAGGACCCTGAAGACATCGTGGGAGTGATTTATCGGCGGCAGGTGCTCGAAGCCCTGGCAGACGATCGTGATGAGCTGAGGCTGTCCGATCTCATGTTGCCGGTGCAGTTTGTCCTTGAGACCATTACGCTGGACAAGCTTTTGGTGAAATTCCTGGGCAGCCGATTGCATCTCTGCGTGGTGCTTGACGAGTATGGTGGGGTGGCCGGGGTTGTCACATTGGAAGATGTGCTTGAAGAAATTTTAGGCAGTGAAATAGTTGACGAGACCGACCAAGTGGTTGATATGCGGGAACTCGCTCGATTGCAGCGGGATGAATTGACCGGCATGCGAAAGAAAGACACCGACTCGAAAGAGTAG
- a CDS encoding cytochrome c maturation protein CcmE, producing MAKSSSKFVYIVALTLFLGGLGYLIFSGLSEDSVYFMNVSEALAEDRGQVGQARLFGKVSPQNLEIVDGKLGASFDLIDKLEHDKSLRVQYKGALPDTFKEDVEVIVEGTFTPDGEVFVARTLVTKCPSKYEEQSKQMEQNKG from the coding sequence ATGGCGAAAAGCTCCAGTAAATTCGTATATATCGTGGCGTTAACCCTTTTTCTTGGTGGCCTCGGTTATCTCATTTTTTCCGGCCTTTCCGAAGACTCCGTGTACTTCATGAATGTGTCCGAGGCCCTGGCCGAGGATCGCGGACAGGTTGGTCAGGCCCGCTTGTTCGGCAAAGTCTCACCGCAGAATCTGGAGATAGTGGATGGCAAGCTCGGAGCCAGCTTCGATCTTATAGATAAATTGGAACACGACAAGTCGTTGCGTGTTCAATACAAGGGTGCGCTGCCTGACACCTTCAAAGAGGACGTCGAGGTCATCGTCGAAGGCACGTTTACCCCGGACGGCGAAGTGTTTGTGGCCAGAACTCTGGTGACCAAATGTCCGTCCAAGTATGAAGAGCAGAGCAAGCAGATGGAGCAGAACAAGGGGTAG
- a CDS encoding heme lyase CcmF/NrfE family subunit has translation MHLTGYVGLLFSLLAFLFLACWAGFSAWSKKENVLIFIERGQMVAAGGVLFSSFVLLVGLTTRDYSFQYVYENVDNALSFVYTLTALWGGREGSLLFWELIIAISGMIFVVTPGYKSLSTETKLFFWMFFLTIQGFFLLLLTGWSNPFIEIIPAPRDGRGLNPLLRNPGMIFHPPLLFLGFALYSIPAAAALASSIAGEEKSWITITRNWNILSWVFLTGGIVLGGWWSYMELGWGGYWAWDPVENASLIPWFAGTAVLHTSIIEARRNALQRTNVFLMSLTFLLCIFSTYLTRSGVIDSLHSFGKSPVAQPLFWSMILMLVITLMVTFLSKRTVHRTLSDFLSRQGMLVIAAWFLLALGLVVSMGTLWPVISQIWTNKPLGLDANFYNRVCLPFMSFLVLIFCYCPWLGWKGGVRNMKGLLIVTGVLVVSFVGLYLSGMTNVLAALTAAASVAAIVGIVLLFVFYPAMRSMRQSWGAYGIHLGLVLMALGIAFSGPYKVEEEFVLAKGESAMVDTYRITFTDLVQDGNVGDIKVRATATLEVHEGDKLIGIMVPDKRIYQNFERQQFAEVSTVPGLGDEIYSTLLGLTDDNKASFKVSVNPLINWIWIGGTLMCVVAFLLLRRMPKPGEDR, from the coding sequence ATGCATCTGACCGGGTATGTCGGTTTACTCTTTTCCCTGCTCGCTTTTCTCTTTCTTGCTTGTTGGGCCGGTTTTTCGGCCTGGAGTAAAAAGGAAAACGTACTGATTTTCATCGAGCGCGGCCAGATGGTGGCGGCGGGCGGTGTCCTTTTTTCCTCGTTTGTTCTTCTGGTCGGTCTGACCACTCGGGACTACTCTTTCCAGTATGTTTATGAGAACGTGGATAATGCGCTTTCCTTTGTCTACACGCTCACGGCATTATGGGGCGGACGCGAAGGGTCGCTCCTTTTCTGGGAGTTGATCATCGCTATTTCCGGCATGATCTTCGTGGTGACGCCGGGGTACAAGTCGCTCTCTACCGAGACCAAGCTGTTCTTCTGGATGTTCTTCCTGACCATTCAGGGATTTTTCCTGCTCCTGCTTACCGGCTGGTCCAATCCGTTCATCGAGATTATTCCGGCGCCCAGAGATGGTCGCGGCTTGAATCCCCTGTTGCGCAACCCCGGCATGATTTTCCATCCGCCGTTGCTCTTCCTTGGTTTCGCCCTGTATTCCATCCCGGCTGCCGCAGCTTTGGCTTCGTCCATTGCCGGTGAGGAGAAATCGTGGATTACCATTACCCGCAACTGGAATATCCTTTCCTGGGTTTTTCTGACCGGTGGCATCGTGCTTGGCGGATGGTGGTCCTATATGGAGCTGGGATGGGGCGGTTACTGGGCCTGGGATCCGGTTGAAAACGCTTCCCTGATTCCCTGGTTTGCAGGCACTGCCGTGCTGCATACGTCCATCATCGAGGCCCGGCGCAACGCGCTGCAGCGCACCAACGTCTTTCTCATGTCCCTGACCTTTCTGCTGTGTATCTTCTCTACCTATCTGACCCGTTCCGGCGTCATTGATTCCCTGCACAGCTTCGGCAAGTCACCGGTGGCCCAACCGCTGTTCTGGAGCATGATTCTCATGCTGGTCATTACGCTCATGGTTACGTTCCTTTCCAAGAGGACGGTCCACCGTACATTGTCGGACTTCCTCAGCCGTCAGGGCATGCTGGTCATTGCCGCATGGTTTTTGCTGGCGCTCGGTCTGGTCGTTTCCATGGGAACCCTCTGGCCGGTCATCAGCCAGATCTGGACGAACAAGCCGCTTGGCCTTGACGCCAACTTCTATAATCGTGTCTGTCTGCCGTTCATGTCCTTCCTTGTGCTGATTTTCTGCTACTGTCCGTGGCTCGGCTGGAAGGGCGGCGTCCGCAACATGAAGGGCCTGCTCATTGTCACCGGCGTGCTCGTGGTTTCCTTTGTGGGCTTGTATCTCAGCGGCATGACCAATGTGCTGGCCGCACTCACCGCCGCCGCATCCGTGGCCGCCATCGTGGGGATCGTGCTGTTGTTCGTTTTCTACCCGGCCATGCGCTCCATGCGTCAATCATGGGGGGCATACGGTATCCATCTTGGTCTCGTGCTCATGGCGCTCGGCATAGCCTTCTCCGGTCCCTACAAGGTCGAAGAGGAATTCGTACTCGCCAAGGGTGAGTCCGCCATGGTCGACACCTATCGCATCACGTTCACTGACCTGGTGCAGGATGGCAATGTCGGTGATATCAAGGTGCGCGCCACAGCCACGCTGGAAGTGCACGAAGGCGACAAGCTCATAGGCATCATGGTGCCGGACAAACGCATTTATCAAAACTTCGAGCGGCAGCAGTTTGCGGAAGTCTCCACAGTGCCGGGACTGGGCGATGAAATCTATTCGACTCTGCTCGGACTGACCGACGATAACAAAGCGAGCTTCAAGGTCAGCGTCAACCCGCTGATCAACTGGATCTGGATCGGTGGCACGCTCATGTGCGTCGTCGCCTTCCTGCTGTTGCGCCGGATGCCCAAACCGGGTGAGGACCGCTAG
- a CDS encoding ABC transporter ATP-binding protein, translating into MSVSDAVLSVKRAAKFFGNKLVFKEVSCELGPGEIMLVAGPNGAGKSTLMRIMAGLSIPSAGDVSLNLDPEDVAYLGHATFIYPGLTALENLKFWGAMYGLFPSRDELMTLLKRVGLERAAEEKAGSFSRGMAQRLNLARIYQVEPKLIFLDEPGTGLDPKSLATLRGEITGFRDKGISVIWISHHVVEDTALADKVLALGGKKVAYFGPASEFTPEAAC; encoded by the coding sequence ATGAGCGTGTCCGATGCGGTTCTGTCCGTGAAGCGGGCGGCCAAATTTTTTGGCAACAAGCTCGTCTTCAAAGAGGTCTCCTGTGAACTCGGCCCCGGCGAAATCATGCTGGTGGCCGGTCCCAATGGTGCAGGCAAGTCGACGCTCATGCGCATCATGGCCGGCCTGAGCATACCCTCGGCCGGGGATGTCTCACTGAATCTCGACCCCGAAGACGTGGCCTATCTCGGCCACGCCACGTTCATCTATCCGGGATTGACCGCTTTGGAGAATCTCAAATTTTGGGGGGCCATGTACGGCCTCTTTCCCTCTCGCGATGAACTCATGACGTTGCTCAAGCGCGTCGGACTGGAGCGAGCTGCCGAGGAAAAGGCCGGATCATTTTCTCGCGGCATGGCCCAGCGGCTCAACCTTGCCCGCATCTATCAGGTGGAGCCAAAGCTCATCTTCCTCGATGAACCGGGAACCGGACTGGACCCCAAGTCTCTGGCTACACTCCGTGGTGAGATTACCGGGTTCCGGGACAAGGGTATTTCCGTCATCTGGATCAGCCACCATGTGGTGGAGGATACGGCGCTGGCCGACAAGGTCCTGGCTCTCGGCGGCAAGAAGGTCGCCTACTTCGGTCCCGCATCCGAGTTTACCCCGGAGGCCGCATGCTGA
- a CDS encoding heme exporter protein CcmB yields the protein MLKRSIVMARKDLKLSVSGGQGLVQAVLLGLLLIFLFSLSKPLGGTISAQAAGAIFWLASAFGLVLVFNDLFSIEEANGARIGILSSPAPVHSVWIGKGVAGFTLLLISQLVFLPATAAFLGQTINGPLWLLGVTLIGADIGLVVIGALLGALSQGQAARESLLSVIVFPLLLPVLLAGITLFGFCFSSEEIEAYDKWLGLIFAFDCLFAGAGLFLFPFVYSGEE from the coding sequence ATGCTGAAGCGCTCCATTGTCATGGCTCGCAAGGACCTCAAGCTCTCCGTCTCCGGCGGTCAGGGGTTGGTGCAGGCTGTCCTGCTCGGGCTGTTGCTGATCTTTCTGTTTTCCCTGTCCAAACCGCTGGGCGGAACCATTTCCGCGCAGGCGGCAGGGGCCATTTTCTGGCTGGCGTCCGCATTCGGCCTGGTCTTGGTCTTTAACGATCTCTTCTCCATTGAAGAGGCTAACGGAGCGCGCATCGGCATATTGTCCTCACCAGCGCCTGTCCACTCGGTCTGGATCGGCAAGGGCGTGGCAGGGTTTACGCTGTTGTTGATTTCGCAGCTCGTGTTTCTTCCGGCAACCGCCGCATTTCTGGGGCAGACGATTAATGGTCCACTGTGGCTGCTTGGCGTCACGCTGATCGGCGCGGATATCGGGCTTGTGGTCATCGGCGCACTGCTAGGCGCACTTTCGCAGGGGCAGGCCGCTCGTGAATCCCTGTTGTCGGTCATTGTCTTTCCCCTGCTCCTGCCTGTGTTGCTGGCGGGTATCACCCTGTTCGGGTTTTGTTTTTCGTCAGAAGAGATTGAGGCCTATGACAAGTGGCTCGGTCTGATTTTCGCTTTTGACTGCCTGTTTGCCGGGGCGGGATTGTTCCTGTTCCCGTTTGTGTATAGCGGAGAAGAATAG
- the ccsA gene encoding cytochrome c biogenesis protein CcsA, whose product MKVKILAALAGIGLLIHQYMIWFYAPIAQSGPVQKIFYLHLPCSWWALISFFVVFVSSILFLFGRKDVFDRVAGAAAELGMLFATLALVTGSVWARAEWGHWWLWDPKLTTALIMWYVYAGYLVLRSTPMGRDRKALVCAVLGIVAFLDVPLVFFSAKLWGSAHPDGLARKGSGMELSMWKTVFAGLIAFGFVWGAMLLTRVKQLGLLARLEAMLVWDDQE is encoded by the coding sequence ATGAAAGTGAAGATTCTCGCTGCCTTGGCAGGCATTGGCCTGCTGATTCATCAGTACATGATCTGGTTTTACGCACCCATTGCCCAGTCCGGGCCGGTGCAGAAGATTTTTTATTTGCACCTGCCGTGTTCCTGGTGGGCGCTCATAAGCTTTTTCGTGGTCTTTGTCTCATCCATTCTGTTCCTTTTCGGGCGCAAGGATGTCTTTGACCGTGTGGCCGGTGCCGCTGCCGAACTCGGTATGCTGTTTGCCACGCTGGCACTTGTGACCGGCTCTGTTTGGGCCAGGGCCGAGTGGGGCCACTGGTGGCTGTGGGACCCGAAGCTGACTACCGCGCTCATTATGTGGTATGTGTACGCCGGATATCTGGTGCTACGTTCCACGCCCATGGGTCGTGACCGGAAGGCGCTGGTCTGTGCCGTGCTGGGAATCGTGGCCTTCCTCGATGTGCCGTTGGTGTTCTTTTCGGCCAAACTGTGGGGTAGCGCACATCCGGACGGATTGGCCCGCAAGGGATCCGGCATGGAGCTCTCCATGTGGAAGACCGTGTTTGCCGGATTGATTGCCTTTGGGTTCGTCTGGGGGGCCATGCTGCTCACCCGTGTCAAACAGCTCGGCCTGCTGGCCAGGCTCGAAGCCATGCTCGTCTGGGATGATCAGGAATAA
- a CDS encoding CcmD family protein gives MSVTTYIFIANIAVWLGVAGYLVFLASKSAGLEKRVQQLELLGDANDG, from the coding sequence ATGTCAGTAACCACGTATATTTTCATTGCCAATATCGCTGTCTGGCTGGGTGTGGCCGGGTATCTGGTCTTTTTGGCTTCCAAGTCCGCCGGGCTGGAAAAGCGCGTTCAGCAGCTTGAACTTCTGGGAGACGCCAATGACGGCTAG
- a CDS encoding tetratricopeptide repeat protein, whose amino-acid sequence MTASTVSFGRKAVILVVIGTVAVMFVTSFLYRMNHPNLFVKGQVSSQPQVEDHDHDGDGTQDHGPDNQAMGEGGAAMGGAMSRVREFMTRVETNPNDVEALIGLGNSFLMMKAWERAIEPLEKAHALEPQNVNVLKGTGIAYFNTEKYEQAAEAYEAILKIDGNDTLALFNLGVINKHYFKKSAVAKTYFEKVLALEKQDAEMIKLARQELEK is encoded by the coding sequence ATGACGGCTAGTACGGTATCGTTTGGAAGAAAGGCTGTCATACTGGTTGTGATCGGTACGGTGGCAGTCATGTTTGTAACCAGTTTCCTCTATCGCATGAATCATCCGAATCTGTTTGTGAAAGGACAGGTGAGCAGCCAGCCGCAGGTTGAGGACCACGATCATGATGGCGACGGTACACAGGATCACGGTCCTGACAATCAAGCCATGGGAGAGGGCGGGGCCGCCATGGGGGGCGCCATGTCCCGCGTCAGAGAGTTCATGACTCGGGTTGAAACGAATCCCAATGACGTTGAAGCGCTCATTGGGCTGGGCAACTCCTTTCTCATGATGAAAGCCTGGGAGAGGGCGATTGAACCGTTGGAAAAGGCCCACGCATTGGAGCCGCAGAATGTCAATGTCCTCAAAGGGACAGGCATCGCGTATTTTAATACAGAAAAATATGAACAGGCCGCAGAGGCCTACGAAGCGATCCTGAAAATTGACGGTAACGATACTCTGGCTCTTTTCAATTTAGGCGTAATTAACAAACATTATTTCAAAAAATCAGCTGTTGCCAAAACTTATTTCGAGAAGGTCCTGGCTTTGGAAAAACAAGATGCGGAAATGATAAAGCTGGCACGTCAAGAGCTCGAAAAATAA
- a CDS encoding branched-chain amino acid ABC transporter substrate-binding protein gives MRIKLTLIALCFAMVAMLAGCGEPQEKKLVLGVAGAHSGDLASYGLPSVNAAKLVAAKINAAGGVNGMMVEVVAQDDQCKPELATNAATKMVSDDVKIVLGHICSGATKSALPIYLDGKIVVMSPSATNPPLTQSGEYPNFFRTIAPDDAQALLEVEFAKKLGLTKIAVIHDKGDYGKGFASFCKQFIEADPAVEVVLFEGVTPGAVDYSAVVQKIKGSGADGVIFGGYHPEASKIVTGMRKKDLVIPFLSDDGVKDDTFIKVAGKYAEGVYATGPKDLSSLPMNQEAVKAHKDEYGEDPGPFFSQAYAAAQALLAAVEAADSTDYDKVVDALHNNYVETAVGKIKFDSKGDAEGVGFSVYQVKDGKYTEVK, from the coding sequence ATGAGAATCAAATTGACCCTGATCGCTCTGTGTTTTGCCATGGTGGCCATGCTGGCCGGTTGTGGCGAACCCCAGGAAAAGAAACTTGTTCTTGGTGTTGCTGGCGCTCATTCCGGCGACCTGGCTTCGTATGGACTGCCCAGCGTCAACGCCGCCAAACTTGTGGCCGCCAAGATCAACGCTGCCGGCGGTGTCAATGGCATGATGGTCGAAGTTGTTGCACAGGACGACCAGTGCAAGCCCGAGCTGGCCACTAACGCTGCTACCAAGATGGTTTCCGACGACGTGAAGATTGTTCTCGGTCATATTTGTTCCGGTGCTACCAAATCCGCTCTGCCCATCTATCTGGATGGCAAGATCGTTGTCATGTCTCCTTCCGCCACCAACCCGCCGCTGACACAGTCCGGCGAGTACCCGAACTTCTTCCGTACCATCGCTCCTGACGACGCTCAGGCTCTGCTGGAAGTAGAGTTCGCCAAAAAACTCGGCCTGACCAAGATCGCCGTCATTCACGACAAGGGCGACTATGGTAAGGGCTTTGCCTCTTTTTGCAAGCAGTTCATTGAAGCTGATCCCGCAGTCGAAGTCGTCTTGTTCGAAGGCGTGACTCCCGGCGCAGTGGATTACTCCGCTGTTGTCCAGAAAATCAAAGGTTCCGGCGCTGACGGCGTGATCTTCGGTGGATACCACCCCGAAGCTTCCAAGATCGTTACCGGCATGCGCAAGAAGGATCTCGTTATTCCTTTCCTGTCTGATGACGGCGTGAAGGACGATACGTTCATCAAGGTCGCAGGCAAGTACGCCGAAGGCGTCTACGCAACCGGTCCCAAGGATCTGTCCTCCCTGCCCATGAATCAGGAAGCTGTTAAGGCTCACAAGGACGAGTACGGCGAAGACCCGGGTCCGTTCTTCTCCCAGGCGTATGCTGCTGCCCAGGCTCTGCTGGCCGCAGTCGAAGCTGCCGATTCCACCGATTACGACAAGGTTGTTGACGCACTGCATAACAACTACGTTGAAACCGCTGTTGGCAAGATCAAGTTCGACTCCAAGGGCGATGCCGAAGGCGTTGGCTTCTCAGTTTATCAGGTCAAAGACGGCAAGTACACGGAAGTTAAGTAG
- a CDS encoding branched-chain amino acid ABC transporter permease, which translates to MEYFLELFLGGLTRGSIYALIALGYTMVYGIIELINFAHGEIYMIGAFTGLIVAGLLTMYGFPGISILAIALICAIIWSAAYGFTIEKVAYKPLRGAPRLSPLISAIGMSIFLQNYVMLAQTSDFLPFPELVPEFEFMKGAGSIMSSSELVIIAMTVLSCIGLTLFIKFTKLGKAMRATAQNRKMAMLVGINVDMVISATFVIGSSLAAVGGVLIASHIGQINYYIGFIAGIKAFTAAVLGGIGSIPGAMLGALVLGLTEAFATGYVSSDYEDVFAFCLLVLILIFRPSGIMGKEKTQKV; encoded by the coding sequence ATGGAATATTTCCTCGAGCTGTTTTTGGGAGGCCTGACCCGCGGGAGCATCTATGCTCTCATCGCCCTTGGCTATACCATGGTCTACGGCATTATCGAGCTCATCAACTTCGCCCACGGCGAGATTTACATGATCGGTGCCTTTACCGGGTTGATTGTTGCTGGTTTGTTGACCATGTACGGTTTTCCCGGAATTTCCATTCTGGCCATAGCGCTTATCTGTGCCATCATCTGGTCTGCTGCATATGGTTTCACCATAGAAAAAGTCGCCTATAAGCCCCTGCGTGGTGCTCCGCGGCTTTCCCCGCTTATTTCCGCCATCGGCATGTCCATTTTTCTTCAGAACTACGTCATGCTCGCACAGACTTCTGACTTTCTGCCTTTCCCGGAACTTGTTCCCGAGTTCGAGTTCATGAAAGGGGCTGGCAGCATTATGAGTTCGTCGGAGCTGGTAATCATCGCGATGACCGTCCTGTCCTGTATCGGGCTGACGCTGTTCATCAAGTTCACCAAGCTCGGCAAGGCCATGCGTGCCACTGCACAGAATCGCAAGATGGCCATGCTCGTCGGCATCAATGTCGATATGGTTATTTCGGCGACGTTCGTTATCGGTTCATCTCTGGCTGCCGTGGGTGGCGTGCTCATCGCTTCGCACATCGGTCAGATCAATTATTACATCGGCTTCATTGCAGGTATCAAGGCATTCACTGCTGCTGTTCTGGGTGGTATCGGCTCCATCCCGGGCGCCATGCTCGGTGCGCTTGTTCTTGGTCTGACCGAGGCATTCGCCACCGGCTATGTCTCTTCCGACTATGAAGACGTGTTCGCGTTCTGCTTGTTGGTGCTTATCCTGATTTTCAGGCCGTCGGGCATCATGGGCAAGGAAAAGACCCAAAAGGTCTAG